A window from Mycobacterium saskatchewanense encodes these proteins:
- a CDS encoding TetR/AcrR family transcriptional regulator, whose translation MSSDALVAVASAADHQTGHAPRNRRQEETFRKVLAAGIETLREKSYAELTVRAVAARAKVAPATAYTYFSSKNHLIAEVYLDLVRQVPFFTDVNDPMPTRVEQVLRHLTLVVADEPEVGAACTAALLGGGADPAVRAARDRIGAEIHRRIASAIGPGANPATVSALEMAFFGALVQAGSGQFTYREIADQLTFVVRLILAGAGETGERGDGAQR comes from the coding sequence GTGTCCAGCGATGCTTTGGTAGCGGTCGCGTCCGCGGCCGACCACCAAACCGGTCACGCGCCGCGCAACCGACGCCAGGAGGAGACGTTCCGGAAGGTGTTGGCCGCCGGCATCGAAACGCTGCGCGAGAAGTCGTACGCCGAGCTGACCGTGCGCGCGGTCGCGGCCCGCGCCAAGGTGGCACCCGCGACCGCGTACACCTACTTCTCGTCGAAAAACCATCTGATCGCCGAGGTCTACCTCGACCTGGTGCGACAGGTTCCCTTCTTCACCGATGTCAACGACCCGATGCCCACCCGGGTGGAACAGGTGTTGCGCCATCTGACGCTGGTGGTCGCCGACGAGCCCGAGGTCGGCGCGGCGTGCACGGCCGCGTTGCTCGGCGGCGGCGCCGACCCGGCGGTCCGGGCCGCGCGCGACCGGATCGGCGCCGAGATCCACCGGCGCATCGCCTCGGCCATCGGGCCGGGCGCCAATCCGGCCACCGTTTCCGCCCTGGAGATGGCCTTCTTCGGCGCGCTGGTTCAGGCCGGCAGCGGCCAATTCACCTACCGAGAGATAGCGGACCAGCTGACCTTCGTGGTGCGGTTGATCCTGGCGGGCGCCGGCGAGACGGGCGAGCGAGGAGACGGGGCGCAACGATGA
- a CDS encoding SDR family oxidoreductase, with product MRFENKVAIVTGSGGGIGQAYAEALAREGAAVVVADIKAEAAEGVAKQIVADGGTALGVPVDVSDPASAKAMADRTLAEFGGIDYLVNNAAIFGGMKLDFLLTVDPEYYKKFMSVNLDGSLWCTRAVYKKMAKRGGGAIVNQSSTAAWLYSNFYGLAKVGVNGLTQQLSRELGGQNIRINAIAPGPIDTEANRTTTPQEIVQDIVKGLPLSRMGTPGDLVGMCLFLLSDEASWITGQIFNVDGGQIIRS from the coding sequence ATGCGATTCGAGAACAAAGTCGCGATCGTCACCGGATCGGGCGGCGGCATCGGACAGGCCTATGCCGAGGCGCTGGCGCGCGAGGGCGCGGCCGTCGTCGTCGCCGACATCAAGGCCGAGGCGGCCGAGGGGGTCGCCAAGCAGATCGTCGCGGACGGCGGCACGGCCCTCGGCGTTCCGGTCGATGTCTCCGACCCGGCGTCGGCCAAGGCGATGGCCGACCGCACGCTGGCCGAGTTCGGCGGCATCGACTACCTGGTGAACAACGCCGCCATCTTCGGGGGCATGAAACTGGATTTCCTGCTCACGGTCGACCCCGAGTACTACAAGAAGTTCATGAGCGTGAACCTTGACGGGTCGCTGTGGTGCACCCGCGCGGTGTACAAGAAGATGGCCAAGCGCGGCGGTGGTGCGATCGTCAACCAGTCGTCGACTGCCGCTTGGCTTTACTCGAATTTCTACGGGCTGGCCAAGGTGGGCGTCAACGGCCTGACCCAGCAGCTCTCGCGCGAGCTCGGCGGGCAGAACATCCGTATCAACGCCATTGCGCCCGGACCCATCGACACCGAGGCCAACCGGACCACCACGCCGCAAGAAATCGTTCAGGACATCGTCAAGGGACTTCCGTTGTCGCGCATGGGCACACCCGGCGATCTCGTGGGTATGTGCCTGTTTCTGCTGTCCGACGAGGCGTCGTGGATCACCGGTCAGATCTTCAACGTCGACGGCGGACAGATCATCCGGTCATGA
- a CDS encoding cytochrome P450, with protein sequence MTVHVDDHEVVLDPYDYDFHEDPYPYYKRLRDEAPLYRNESLKFWALSRHRDVLQGFRNSTTLSNKYGVSLDPASRGPHASKTMSFLAMDDPAHLRLRTLVSRGFTPRRIRELEPRVTEIAVRHLNTMLAKAKDGADHCVDYVDEFAGKLPMDVISELMGVPEPDRVQVRAWADGVMHREEGVTDVPPEAIEASLNLIVYYQEMVAERRKKPADDLTTALLEAEIDGDRLTDDEVLGFMFLMVIAGNETTTKLLANAAFWGHKNPNQLTSVYADLSRVPLWVEETLRYDTSSQILARTVSGELTLYDITIPEGDVLLLLPGSAHRDERVFARPDEYQIGREIGPNLLSFGSGAHFCLGAHLARMEARVALTELFRRIRGYEVDEANAVRVHSSNVRGFAHLPMSVEVR encoded by the coding sequence ATGACCGTGCATGTCGACGACCACGAAGTGGTCCTGGATCCCTACGACTACGACTTCCACGAAGACCCCTACCCCTACTACAAACGGTTGCGCGACGAGGCCCCGCTGTATCGCAACGAAAGCCTCAAATTCTGGGCGCTGTCGCGGCACCGCGACGTGCTGCAAGGGTTCCGGAACAGCACCACGCTGTCCAACAAGTACGGCGTCTCGTTGGACCCCGCGTCGCGGGGCCCGCATGCGAGCAAGACGATGTCGTTTCTGGCGATGGACGATCCCGCGCATCTGCGGCTGCGGACGTTGGTCTCAAGGGGGTTCACCCCGCGCCGGATTCGGGAACTCGAGCCCCGCGTCACCGAGATCGCGGTGCGGCACCTCAACACCATGCTGGCGAAGGCGAAGGACGGCGCCGACCACTGCGTCGACTATGTCGACGAGTTCGCCGGGAAGCTGCCCATGGACGTCATCTCCGAATTGATGGGTGTGCCCGAGCCGGATCGGGTGCAGGTGCGGGCCTGGGCCGATGGCGTCATGCACCGCGAGGAGGGTGTCACCGACGTGCCGCCCGAGGCGATCGAGGCCTCCCTCAACCTGATCGTCTACTACCAGGAGATGGTGGCCGAGCGCCGCAAGAAGCCCGCCGACGATCTGACCACCGCGCTGCTCGAGGCGGAGATCGACGGAGACCGGCTCACCGACGACGAAGTGCTCGGGTTCATGTTCCTGATGGTGATCGCCGGCAACGAGACGACGACCAAACTCCTTGCCAATGCGGCATTCTGGGGTCACAAGAACCCCAACCAACTGACGTCGGTTTATGCCGACCTGTCCCGGGTGCCGCTGTGGGTCGAGGAGACGCTGCGTTACGACACCTCCAGCCAAATCCTGGCGCGGACGGTGTCCGGCGAACTCACGTTGTACGACATCACGATCCCCGAGGGTGACGTCCTGCTGCTGTTGCCCGGTTCGGCGCACCGCGACGAGCGGGTGTTCGCGAGGCCCGACGAGTACCAGATCGGCCGTGAGATAGGCCCCAACCTGCTGAGTTTCGGCAGCGGCGCGCACTTCTGCCTGGGCGCACACCTCGCCCGGATGGAAGCGCGAGTGGCGCTGACCGAATTGTTCAGGCGAATCCGCGGATACGAGGTGGACGAGGCCAACGCCGTCCGCGTCCACTCCAGCAATGTCCGCGGATTCGCCCACCTACCCATGAGCGTGGAGGTCCGCTGA
- a CDS encoding aldehyde dehydrogenase: MAQKALLADGVSELFIDGKLSPGSAGTFQTINPATEEVLGVAADAGADDMDRAIDAARRAFDETDWSRNTELRVRCVRQLREAMQQHLEELRDLTIAEVGAPRMLTSIAQLEIPVNDLEFAAKTAESYEYNQDLGEASPMGIRTRRTIAREAVGVVGAITPWNFPHQINLAKIGPALAAGNTVVLKPAPDTPWCAAVLGELIADHTEFPAGVVNIVTSSDHGVGALLAKDPRVDMISFTGSTATGRSVMADGAATIKRVFLELGGKSAFIVLDDADLGGAVGVAGFSVCMHAGQGCAITTRLVVPRAKYDEAVAIAAATVGGIKAGDPTDPGTICGPVISARQRDRIQGYLDSAIAEGGTFACGGGRPADRDVGFFVEPTVIAGLGNDARCAREEIFGPVLTVIPHDGDGDAVRIANDSPYGLSGTVFGADPDRAARVAARVRAGTINVNGGVWYSADAPFGGYKQSGNGREMGLAGFEEYLETKTIATAVN; this comes from the coding sequence ATGGCCCAGAAGGCCCTGTTGGCCGACGGCGTAAGCGAATTGTTCATCGACGGCAAGTTGTCGCCCGGCAGTGCGGGGACGTTCCAGACGATCAATCCGGCAACCGAGGAAGTGCTCGGCGTGGCCGCCGACGCCGGCGCCGACGACATGGACCGCGCCATCGACGCGGCGCGGCGCGCCTTCGACGAGACCGACTGGTCGCGCAACACCGAGCTGCGGGTGCGGTGCGTGCGGCAGCTGCGCGAGGCGATGCAGCAGCACCTCGAAGAGCTGCGCGACCTGACCATCGCCGAGGTCGGCGCGCCGAGGATGCTCACCAGCATCGCCCAGCTTGAAATCCCGGTCAACGACCTGGAGTTCGCCGCAAAGACCGCCGAATCATACGAATACAACCAAGACCTCGGCGAGGCATCCCCGATGGGTATCCGCACCCGGCGCACCATCGCCCGCGAGGCCGTCGGCGTCGTCGGCGCCATCACGCCGTGGAACTTCCCCCATCAGATCAATCTTGCCAAGATCGGGCCCGCGTTGGCCGCCGGGAACACGGTCGTCCTCAAGCCGGCGCCTGACACGCCTTGGTGCGCCGCGGTACTCGGCGAACTCATCGCCGATCACACCGAATTCCCGGCCGGTGTGGTCAACATCGTCACGTCCAGCGACCACGGCGTGGGCGCGCTGCTGGCCAAAGATCCCCGCGTGGACATGATTTCGTTCACGGGTTCGACAGCGACCGGTCGCAGCGTGATGGCCGACGGCGCCGCCACCATTAAGAGGGTCTTTCTCGAGCTGGGTGGCAAGTCGGCGTTCATCGTTCTGGACGACGCGGACTTGGGTGGTGCGGTGGGCGTGGCCGGGTTCTCGGTCTGCATGCATGCCGGGCAGGGCTGCGCGATCACCACCCGGCTGGTGGTGCCGCGCGCGAAGTACGACGAAGCCGTCGCCATCGCGGCCGCGACGGTGGGCGGCATCAAGGCCGGCGACCCCACCGACCCCGGAACCATTTGCGGGCCGGTGATTTCCGCGCGCCAGCGCGACCGGATCCAGGGCTATCTCGACTCGGCGATCGCCGAGGGCGGGACGTTCGCATGCGGGGGCGGCCGGCCGGCCGACCGTGACGTCGGCTTCTTCGTCGAGCCCACCGTGATTGCGGGCCTGGGTAACGACGCCCGCTGCGCGCGTGAGGAGATCTTCGGCCCGGTGCTGACGGTGATTCCGCACGACGGCGACGGCGACGCCGTCCGCATCGCCAACGACTCGCCATATGGGTTGTCGGGCACTGTATTCGGGGCCGACCCAGACAGGGCCGCGCGGGTCGCGGCGCGGGTCCGCGCGGGAACGATCAACGTCAACGGCGGCGTCTGGTATTCGGCCGACGCACCCTTCGGCGGCTACAAGCAGTCCGGGAACGGCCGGGAGATGGGCCTGGCCGGTTTCGAGGAGTACCTGGAGACCAAGACCATTGCTACAGCGGTGAACTAG
- a CDS encoding MarR family winged helix-turn-helix transcriptional regulator — protein MTSDAARIWSLNYRVLLSVIACAEPRICALGIESKELFVLAEIDDHPYPAELAATLSMPKPTVTAYLKRLEAAGFVRREIDPADLRRHRLRLSAAGRRAAKDGLAVLSDEFNRRLARLTAAQQKELTHLLEKIV, from the coding sequence GTGACGTCTGACGCGGCCAGGATCTGGTCCCTGAACTACCGGGTGCTGTTGTCCGTCATCGCCTGCGCGGAGCCCAGGATCTGTGCGTTGGGGATCGAGTCGAAGGAGCTGTTCGTGCTCGCCGAGATCGACGACCACCCTTACCCCGCCGAGCTGGCGGCGACCCTCAGCATGCCCAAGCCCACGGTGACGGCGTACTTGAAACGGCTTGAGGCGGCGGGATTCGTGCGCCGCGAGATCGACCCCGCCGATCTGCGGCGCCATCGGCTCCGACTCAGTGCGGCCGGCCGGCGGGCCGCCAAAGACGGTCTCGCCGTGCTGTCCGACGAATTCAACAGGCGTCTCGCCCGCCTCACCGCCGCCCAGCAAAAGGAACTCACCCACCTGCTCGAGAAGATCGTCTGA
- a CDS encoding SDR family oxidoreductase: MPRFDPLPERRPVIVAGASSGIGEATAIELAAHGFPVALGARRVEKLNDIVGKINANGGEAVGFHLDVTDPNSVKAFVAQSVEALGEVEVMVAGAGDTYFGKLAEITTDEFESQLQIHLVGANRLAAAVLPGMLDRQRGDLIFVGSDVALRQRPHMGAYGAAKAALVAMVTNFQMELEGTGVRASIVHPGPTKTSMGWSLPAEKIGPALEDWAKWGQARHDYFLRAADLARAITFVAETPRGGFIANMELQPEAPLADKKDRQKLALGEEGMQS, translated from the coding sequence ATGCCCCGCTTCGATCCCCTGCCCGAACGCCGCCCGGTGATCGTGGCTGGCGCTTCTTCCGGCATCGGAGAAGCCACCGCCATCGAACTCGCGGCGCACGGCTTTCCGGTCGCCCTGGGCGCCCGCCGGGTCGAGAAGCTCAACGACATCGTCGGCAAGATCAACGCGAACGGCGGCGAGGCGGTCGGGTTCCACCTCGATGTGACCGATCCCAACTCGGTGAAAGCGTTTGTGGCGCAGTCGGTCGAAGCGCTCGGCGAGGTCGAGGTGATGGTGGCCGGCGCCGGTGACACCTACTTTGGGAAGCTCGCCGAGATCACCACCGACGAGTTCGAGTCGCAGCTGCAGATCCACCTCGTCGGCGCCAATCGGCTGGCCGCCGCGGTGCTCCCGGGAATGCTCGACCGGCAACGCGGCGACCTGATCTTCGTCGGCTCCGACGTAGCCCTGCGCCAGCGCCCGCACATGGGGGCTTACGGCGCGGCGAAGGCGGCGCTGGTCGCGATGGTCACCAATTTCCAGATGGAGCTGGAGGGCACCGGCGTGCGCGCCTCGATCGTGCACCCCGGACCGACGAAGACGTCGATGGGCTGGAGCCTGCCGGCCGAGAAGATCGGTCCCGCGCTGGAAGACTGGGCCAAGTGGGGTCAGGCGCGCCACGACTACTTCCTGCGGGCGGCCGACCTGGCACGAGCGATCACGTTCGTCGCCGAGACACCGCGCGGCGGTTTCATCGCGAACATGGAACTACAGCCCGAAGCCCCGTTGGCCGACAAGAAAGATCGACAGAAGCTCGCACTCGGCGAAGAGGGGATGCAGTCATGA
- a CDS encoding NAD(P)-dependent oxidoreductase has protein sequence MTEVHLGYIGLGNMGAPMAKRLVGWPGGLTVFDVRAEAMTPFAEAGATVADSVTAVAAADIISVTVLDDAQVREVVGDLADNAKPGTIIAIHSTISDTTAVELADALRPRGIHVVDAPVSGGGGAAEKGELATMVGAEREVYERIKPAFKQWASLVIHAGGPGAGTRMKLARNMLTFTSYAAACEAMRLAEAAGLDLQALGRVVRHTDALTGGPGAIMVRDDMKPLAPDNFLYQPFLHTRGLGEKDLSLALALGEGLSVDLPLAQLAFERLAAGLGIPHTQGGW, from the coding sequence ATGACTGAGGTGCACCTGGGCTACATCGGGCTGGGCAACATGGGCGCGCCGATGGCCAAGCGGCTGGTCGGCTGGCCCGGCGGACTGACGGTCTTCGACGTGCGGGCCGAAGCGATGACGCCGTTCGCCGAGGCGGGGGCGACCGTAGCCGACAGCGTGACCGCCGTCGCCGCCGCGGACATCATCAGCGTGACCGTCCTGGACGACGCGCAGGTACGCGAGGTCGTCGGCGACCTGGCGGATAATGCGAAGCCCGGGACGATCATCGCGATCCATTCGACGATCAGCGACACCACCGCCGTCGAACTGGCCGACGCGCTCAGACCGCGAGGCATCCACGTCGTCGACGCGCCGGTCAGCGGCGGCGGCGGCGCTGCCGAGAAGGGCGAGCTCGCCACCATGGTGGGCGCCGAGCGCGAGGTCTACGAGCGGATCAAGCCGGCTTTCAAGCAGTGGGCGTCGCTTGTCATCCACGCCGGCGGCCCGGGTGCGGGCACGCGAATGAAGCTGGCGCGCAACATGTTGACCTTCACCTCATACGCCGCGGCGTGCGAGGCGATGAGGCTGGCGGAGGCCGCCGGCCTGGACCTGCAGGCGCTGGGACGAGTGGTGCGGCACACCGATGCACTCACCGGCGGGCCGGGCGCGATCATGGTCCGCGATGACATGAAACCGCTTGCCCCGGACAACTTCCTGTATCAGCCGTTCCTGCACACGCGTGGCCTTGGCGAGAAGGACCTGAGCCTGGCGTTGGCCCTGGGTGAGGGGTTGTCGGTTGATTTGCCGCTCGCGCAGTTGGCCTTTGAGCGACTGGCTGCCGGGCTGGGCATACCGCACACACAGGGAGGGTGGTAA
- a CDS encoding aldo/keto reductase, with translation MPLDQYVTLGRSGLRVSPLCLGAMTFGEDLGWGTSVEESQQIIDRYIALGGNFIDTANFYTRSHSEKIIGDHIGRHPARRDRLVIATKFSGNLYPGDPNGGGSGRKSVIKACENSLRRLQTDYIDLYWLHMWDPNTPIDETMAALDDLVRAGKVRYLGVSDTPAWKIVEANLIARFRGWSSFVGLQIEYSLLERTVEQDLVPMALEFGLGITPWSPLKSGVLSGKYTRGNHGEHSADRGALVESFLNEGTYAVIDELEVIAKAHETNVAAVALAWVHAQRAVSSIIIGARRLSQLDDNVRAVDVTLSADELGRLDALTTPTFGFPSNMLEMATGMINGGTTVNGVFAPTSEYVMPEGGQPY, from the coding sequence ATGCCCCTTGATCAATACGTCACGCTCGGACGCTCCGGCCTTCGCGTCAGCCCCCTGTGCCTGGGGGCCATGACATTCGGGGAGGACCTCGGGTGGGGAACCAGCGTCGAGGAATCACAACAGATCATCGACCGGTACATCGCCCTCGGCGGCAATTTCATCGACACCGCCAACTTCTACACCCGAAGCCATTCCGAGAAGATCATCGGCGACCACATCGGTCGCCACCCCGCCCGGCGGGATCGCCTGGTCATCGCGACCAAGTTCAGCGGCAACCTCTATCCGGGGGATCCCAACGGGGGCGGGTCGGGACGCAAGTCGGTGATCAAGGCGTGCGAGAACTCACTGCGGCGGCTGCAGACGGACTACATCGACTTGTACTGGCTGCACATGTGGGACCCGAACACGCCCATCGACGAGACCATGGCCGCCCTCGACGACCTGGTTCGGGCGGGCAAGGTGCGTTACCTCGGCGTCTCGGACACGCCGGCGTGGAAGATCGTCGAAGCGAACCTGATCGCGCGGTTCCGCGGCTGGTCGTCATTCGTCGGGCTGCAGATCGAGTATTCGCTACTCGAGCGGACGGTCGAACAGGATCTCGTTCCCATGGCGTTGGAGTTCGGTCTGGGCATCACGCCCTGGTCTCCGCTGAAGAGCGGCGTGCTCAGCGGCAAGTACACCCGCGGCAACCACGGCGAGCACAGCGCCGACCGCGGCGCGCTCGTCGAAAGCTTCCTCAACGAGGGGACGTACGCGGTCATCGATGAGCTGGAGGTCATCGCGAAGGCGCACGAGACCAACGTCGCCGCCGTGGCGCTGGCGTGGGTTCACGCGCAGCGCGCCGTCTCGTCGATCATCATTGGGGCACGACGGCTCTCGCAGCTCGACGACAACGTCCGCGCCGTCGACGTGACCCTCAGTGCCGACGAGCTCGGCCGCCTCGACGCGCTGACCACGCCGACGTTCGGGTTCCCCAGCAACATGCTGGAGATGGCCACCGGCATGATCAACGGCGGAACGACGGTGAACGGCGTCTTTGCGCCGACGTCGGAATACGTGATGCCCGAAGGGGGTCAGCCGTACTGA
- a CDS encoding carboxymuconolactone decarboxylase family protein — protein sequence MDELRRKGLEKMNEVYGWEMPNVEGDAYFDLTVDHLFGSIWTRPGLSMRDKRIMTLTAVTAVGNRDLAEIQINAALLNGELTEDELKEMAVFLTHYLGFPLGSTLNGAVSAVVAKRKKAAAKGAGEDKKANVDAALKMHSGD from the coding sequence ATGGACGAATTGCGCCGCAAGGGCCTCGAGAAGATGAACGAGGTCTACGGCTGGGAGATGCCCAACGTCGAGGGCGACGCCTACTTCGACCTGACCGTGGACCACCTGTTCGGCTCGATCTGGACCCGGCCGGGATTGTCGATGCGCGACAAGCGCATCATGACGCTGACGGCCGTGACCGCCGTCGGGAACCGCGACCTGGCCGAGATCCAGATCAACGCCGCCTTACTCAACGGCGAACTCACCGAGGACGAGCTCAAGGAGATGGCCGTCTTCCTCACCCACTACCTCGGATTCCCGCTGGGCTCGACCCTCAACGGTGCGGTCAGCGCCGTGGTCGCCAAGCGCAAAAAGGCCGCGGCGAAGGGCGCCGGCGAGGACAAGAAGGCCAACGTGGATGCCGCATTGAAGATGCACTCGGGCGACTAG